The Cytobacillus sp. NJ13 sequence GTTTATTTGTCTTTAAAATGTAAGCGGTTACTATTAAAGTTAAAATTATTGCAAATTTTTAGTAAGGAGGAATTCTGTGAAACTCGTTGTGATTTTATGTGCAATTCTAATTATTCAACATGCCCTTTCGCTTGTTCAGATTAAATATTATAAGAAGAGTCTCGACAAAATCATCAGTAATTATAAAGGGGCAGACGGTTATTTTGTATTTTCCGGTATGGAAAGATCAAAATTCGGTCCAGGTGCGATCGTCATTATGGTAGTAGACCGGGATTACATGATCCATGAGTGCTGCATGTTAAAAGGAATGACGATTTTTACGAAGTTTAAACCATTAGATTCATATAAAGGCAGTCATGTAGGAGAAATCTTGAAAACGGTAAAGGAGAAATCAATAAATAAAAAGGATAGGGGCATACCGTCCTATTGGAAGGCATTGGCGAAAGCTGGGGAATCAGCCCTGTTATCTATTTCAAAAAGTAAAATTTCGAGTGAACATTAAAGGGGGAAAGAATTATGGAATGGGTAAAATGGTTTGGAGAACATTTCATTGGAATGTTTAATGCTGGTGGAGAAACATTTATGGGATTATTTACTGGAATAGTCCCAACCCTGGTTGTACTATTGACCTTTACCTATGCAATCATGAAATTCGTAGGTGAAGATAGAGTAACTCGAATCATTCAATTTGCGGCAAAATACCGATTGCTGCGATATACATTAATGCCGGTTTTATCCGTATTATTATTAACCAATCCGATGGCATACACTTTTGGCCGGTTCCTGCCTGAAAAGCAAAAGCCTGCATTCTATGATTCAGCCGTATCATTTGTTCATCCTGTAACTGGTTTATTTCCTTATGCTAACGCTGGTGAGCTTTTTGTTTATCTGGGAATTGCAAATGGAATAAAGGAGCTGGGTCTTCCAGTAGCGGATTTGGCTGTGCGTTACTTTTTAGTAGGGATTGTTATCATTTTGATACGCGGCATAGTAACAGAGTTAATTACGAATTACTTAGCTAAAAAAGAAGCAGGAGTACAATAAGGGGGGATCCAAATGAGTGAGCGTACAGTATTTGTTGCAAAAGGATCAGGCGGATGGGGCATCGGTCTTCATATTCAGCCTAAGGGAAAGAAGAATAAAGTTGTTTCTATTACTGGCGGCGGCATCCACCCTGTTGCAAAAAGAATTGCCGAACTGACTGGCACTCAGGCTGTTGATGGTTTTAATGGGTCATATCCTGAAGAAGAAATGATGTGTGTGGTCATTGACTGCGGTGGAACTGCTCGTATTGGCGTTTATCCTATGAAGCGGATTCCTACAGTTGATGTATTGCCATCTTCTCCATCGGGCCCGCTTTCAAAATATATTACGGAAGATATCTTTGTTTCTGGTGTAACTGTAAAAGATATTACATTAGCAGAAGACTACGATGAAGTTGCCGGGGCGCAGGAAGCTGCAGATGAGCCTAAATTTAATACGAAAGATAAAGAAAAATTTAAAGAAGATTATGACCAGCTGAAGAAAGAGAACGCAAACAATGGAGATAACTTTCTTCTTAAGTTTTCTAAAGGGATTGGGAATGTCACTGGGACATTCTATCAGGCTGGCCGTGATACGGTTGATATGCTAATAAAGAACATCATCCCTTTTATGGCTTTTGTAAGTATGCTTATTGGTATCATAAACTATACAGGAATTGGCGATGTGATTGCGAACTCTCTATCCCCATTAGCCAGCTCAATCTGGGGACTGTTAGTGATTGTTATTGTATGTACAATCCCATTTTTATCTCCTGTCCTGGGACCCGGAGCAGTTATTGCACAGGTAGTGGGTGTTCTAATTGGGAGTCAGATTGCAATGGGGAACATTCCGCCGGCCTATGCTCTGCCAGCACTATTCGCCATTAATGGGCAAGTAGGCTGCGACTTCATTCCTGTTGGTCTGTCACTTGGAGAAGCTAAGCCGGAAACGGTAAGATACGGGGTTCCTGCGGTACTTTACAGCAGATTGATAACAGGGGTATTATCAGTTGTAATTGCCTACTTTGCGAGCTTCGGTATGTATTAAAATTTTTAAAAGGACTCAGAAACTATGCAAAAATGAGCCAAGTAATTGTGCCTTTGATGCATAGTTTTCTCTTGTTTATTCTAATTTGAAGTGTTTTTAAGTAAAATCTAATCAGAATAGGAATTTCCAATAGAGGAGGAAATATGATTACGCTGGATAATCGGAGAATTTTAGTAAAGGTAGCACAAATGTATTATAACGAAGGCGCTACTCAATCAGAAATTGCACAGAAAATCGGTGTCAGCAGATCCCTGATTTCAAAATATTTAACCAAAGCAAGAGATTTGGGGATTGTTGAAATAACCATTCATGAGGAAGGCCTGCAGCAGTTTAGTCAGTTAGAAAGAAGAGTTGAGCTTTTATACAATATCCGTGAAGTAGTTTGTATTGAAAGTGTCGGGCAAGAATCGTCAAAAAGGCAGTTAGGTGAAGCAGTAAGTGATTTTCTGCAGAGAGTCATCCGGGACGGACAGATTATTAGTTTTTCATCAGGAACTACATTAAATGAAGTAGCTAAAGTGCTTCATTCGCCACAAGTATACCCTGAATTAACGGTAGTGCCTTTAGTAGGGGGGGTTGGAAACGAGAATGTGGATATTCATTCTAACTCCATTGTGGCCAAAGTGGGCTCAATACTTCAGGCTAACTATAAACTGCTGCACATTCCTGTAATGGTGGATACAAAGGAAGCTAAGGAAATTCTGATGAGACAGCCGTCAATAAAAAGCACATTTGATTTAGCGGCCCAATCTGATATCGCTGTGGTAGGGATAGGAGGAAAGCCTGAGCATTCAACTATGGTGAAATCCTATCTGGGACCAGATCATGAGTCTATTACATGTAATTCAGAAATAGTGGGAGATATTTGCTATAACTTTATTAACAAATTCGGTAAACCTGTGCAAAACCCGTGGAATGATAGAGTAATATCCCTGGAACTTGAAAAATTAAGTCAAATACCGCTCGTGATAGGAGTAGCTTCTGGGCTGGAAAAGGTTGGAGCTATTAAGGCTTCACTCGAAGGTAAATTGATTGACGTTCTAATAACAGATGAAGCTACGGCAAAAGGGCTTCTTACATAATTGAGAGCTATGCTGTTCATTCAGCGTAGCTCATCTTTTATATAGAATTATTAATTTAATAAATTTTTCGAAAGTTCTTACTTGACATCCGTTGTATCGAGGCTTAAACTTGCATTGTAGGAACAAATGATAATTAAATTCACAAATGTTAATTATTTTATTTAAATGTTACTGATGGTAACAAATGATATGATTTGTCTGCACGGTGAAAATGTAAGCGCTATAATACAAAAAACTGGAGGTCTAGAAAATGTCTATTTATCAGCAACTATTGACACGTGAACGAGAAAACGCTCCTATCCGAGTGGGGGTTATAGGTGCAGGGCAAATGGGATTCGGTATGATTGCACAAATCTCAAGGATTCCTGGAATGATCGTAACAGGAGTATGTGACGTAAATACTGAGGCTGCACGCAAGGCAGCAGACTGCTATAACTCCCAATCTAAAAAAAGAAATCCGGTTTTAGTAACAAGCGACTACCGTGAAGTCATTCAATCAAGAGATGTGGAAGTAATTGTTGATGCGACCGGGGTTCCTGAAGTTGGTGCAAATATCTCCCTGGAAGCATTAAGGTCTAAAAAACACCTCGTTCTTCTAAATGTTGAAGTGGATATAACTATAGGATCGGTTATGTATCAGCTCTTTAATAATGCAGGACTGATTTACACTGGTTCAGCAGGTGATGAACCAGCTGCGACCCTTGAACTTTATGAATTTGCAAAAACAATGGGCCTAGAAGTATTAGTTGCTGGAAAAGGAAAAAATAACAAATTAAACCCTCTTTCCAATCCAGACGTTTGCAAAGAAGAGGCTCAAAGAAAACATATGAGTGCTCATATGCTCGCAGCATTCCAGGATGGAACAAAAACGATGGCAGAAATGAATTTGCTTAGTAATGCCACTGGATTAATTCCTGATCTGACTGGAATGCATGGGGTTTCTGCAACACTTGAAGATGTAGCTGATAAGCTGAATCTTAAAGAAAATGGCGGTGTATTAAATAACTTTGGAGTTGTTGAATATGTAGATGGTCTTGCACCAGGTGTATTCGTCATTGTAAAAAGTGAGCTGGAGCCAGTTGATGAAGAATTACGCTATTTAAAAGTAGGAAACGGGCCGCATTACACACTGTACCGTCCATATCATCTTGCAAGTTTAGAAACACCGGTCACAATCGCAAAGGCTGTTCTTCAGCATGACTCTTCTATTCATCCGCTTGGAGCGCCTGTATCCGAAACAGTGGCCGTAGCAAAACGGGATATCAAAGCTGGAGAGTCCGTTGATGGAATTGGCGGATACTCTGTTCGAGGAGTTCTGGAGACACATTCTGATATGAAAACCAATGGCCATATTCCTATTGGACTTATCAGCGGAAAAGTCGTTGCGAAAAAAGACATTAAAACGGGTCAATTCTTAACTCAGGAAGATGTTGAGTTAGACAAGGAAACAACTGTCTGGAAACTAAGATCTCTCCAGGATCAGCTTTTTACATTAAATCCAGAGAAAAGCCCTGTTACACACTATAAAAATAAACAAAAGTAAGGTTAATGGAGGTTAATAAGGTGACAAAAACAGTTGTAAAAGAAATTGGAGTGCTAGTGCCAACCTTCAAAGAAGACAGGATTGTAATTTTATTCGGCCCTCAGGCACCAAAAGAACTAAGGGAATTGGCAGTAATTCATGAGATTGAAAGTGTAACAGATGAGCCATTAAAAGCCGGCGGAACTATTTCGTTTGATAATGAATCCTTTACAATCACAGCGCTCGGATCTCAAGCCAATAAAAACTTTAAAGAACTGGGGCATATTTCAATTTATTTTCAGGAGCCATTAGAGGATGTACTGCCAGGGGCAGTGTTCGCTTCACCTCATAAATTTCCTGCTATTCAGGATGGAACGGTAATTACTTTCAATTAATCTCAATAGTTAATGAACTTATTTAAAGGGTGAAGGAGGAAAAGATTTAACATTTTCCCTTTCTCCCTTTTTTATTCACACTTGACTAATTGTTGTTTAGATTATATGATTTTTACAAATGTAACATATATGAACAAATGTAAAAGGAGGATGAAAAATGAAAGTGAAAAACTTAGAGCTGCCTAAAATGATTACGGAAGAAAAGTTAAAAGATTTGTATAAAGAAATGTGGATGATTCGATACTTTGATGAAAAAGTGGATCAGTTCTTTGCTAAAGGGATGATTCATGGAACCACACATTTATGTGTTGGTCAGGAAGCCTCTGCTGCAGGTTCAATTGCTGTTATCGGTAGAAAGGACAAAATTGTAAGTACACATCGGGGACATGGGCACTGTATTTCCAAAGAAGGGGACGTCAATAAAATGATGGCGGAGCTCTTTGGCCGTGAAACAGGCTATTGTAAAGGAAAGGGCGGCTCAATGCATATTGCGGATCTGGAAAAAGGCAACCTTGGGGCAAACGGCATCGTTGGAGGCGGCCTGCCTCTGGCTGTTGGAGCAGCTTTAACTTCAAAAATGAAAAAGGAAAATTATGTTGTGCTTTGTTTCTTTGGAGATGGAGCTTCAAATGAAGGAAGTTTCCATGAATCTGTTAATCTTGCGGCTATCTGGGATCTTCCCGTTGTGTTTATATGCGAGAATAACCAGTATGGTATGTCAGGACCGGTAAAAGAGATGACCAGAATTGAAAATATAGCAGATCGCGCTGGGGCATATGGCATACCAGGAAAAGTCGTTGACGGGAATGACATGATTGAAATTATCAATACAGTAAATGAAGCGGTGGAAAATGCACGCGCTGGTTCAGGACCTACTTTAATTGAGATGAAAACGTACCGCTGGAAGGGACATTCCAAGAGTGATGCCAAAAAATACCGCACCCGTGAAGAAGAGCAGGAGTGGAGAGCAAAGGATGGCATTAAGCGCTTTAAAGAAACACTGATCAATGCAGAAGTCTTTACTGAAGAAGAGGCAAAGCAGCTGCAGGATGAAGCATACCAGGCCATAGAAGAGGCAGTAAAGTTTGCAGAAAATAGTCCAGAACCATCAATGGATAGCTTACTTGAAGATGTATATGCCTAAAGAGGGGGATGAATAAAGTGGCAGTTAGAGAGATTACTTATTTGGAAGCGGTTCGTGAGGCAATGAGCCAGGAGATGCGGCAAAACGAAGATGTATTTATCCTTGGCGAAGATATTGGTGTTTATGGAGGAGCTTTTGGAGTTACCCGCGGGATGATAGAAGAGTTCGGACCGGAGCGTGTTCGCAATACGCCAATATCTGAGGCAGCTATAGCAGGTGCAGCAGTTGGTTCTGCTTTAACAGGAATGCGCCCTATTTTAGAACTTCAGTTCTCCGATTTTATTACCATTGCCATGGATCAAATGGTTAATCAAGCTGCAAAAACCCGTTATATGTTTGGCGGCAAGGGAAAGGTGCCAATGGTTTTAAGAACCCCTGCAGGCTCCGGAACAGGAGCGGCTGCCCAGCATTCACAAAGTCTTGAAGCTTGGATGGCCCATATTCCCGGATTAAAAGTAGTTCAGCCTTCCACAGCCTACGATGTAAAAGGATTGTTAAAAGCCGCGATTGATGATGATAACCCTGTTATTTTTTATGAACATAAACTCCTTTATAAAACATCTTCTCACGTTCCGGAAGAATCATATTCAATTGAACTGGGCAAGGCAGATATTAAGCATGAAGGCACCGATGTCACCATCGTTGCTACTGCCATTATGGTCCATAAGGCGCTTGAAGCAGCAGCTGAACTCGAAAAAGAGGGCATCAGTGCAGAAGTTATTGATCCAAGAACCATCGTGCCGCTGGATAAAGAAACCATTATTAATTCAGTGAAAAAGACCGGCAGATTAATAGTTGTGCACGAAGCAGTTCAGCGCGGAGGAATTGGCGGGGAGATAGTCAGTGTAATAGCCGAGAGTGAGGCCTTTGACTATCTGGATTCCCCAATAAAACGCCTTGGGGGCAAGGAGGTTCCTATACCGTACAATCCTAAACTGGAAAAAGCTGCAATACCTCAGGTGCCAGACATCATCGATGCTGTAAAAGAAACAGTAAAGTACAAATAAGAAGGAGGGGGATACGGTGGCTAAAGAAATATTTATGCCTAAACTCAGCAGTACCATGGAAGTCGGGACTCTCCTTCAATGGTTTAAAGAAGAAGGGGACTCTATAGAGATTGGCGAACCGCTTTTTGAAATCATGACCGATAAAATTAATATTGAAGTAGAGGCATACGATCAGGGGGTTTTGCTGAAAAAATATTTTCATGAAGATGATCAGGTCCCTGTTAACCAGATAATTGGGTACATTGGAGAAAAAGACGAAGAAGTACCTCAGACTTCTCCAGGAATTTCAGGAGATACAGAAGCGGGTAGCCAAGGTCCTGCTGAAGATTTTGTTCCGGAAAAAGAGGAAGTATCTTTAGAAGCTGCAGCAGCTAATAATCATGAAAAGATACGGGCAACACCTGCAGCACGTAAGCAAGCACGGATGAACGATGTAGAGTTAGTATTTATCCAGGGAAGCGGTCCAAAGGGACGGATCCAAAAAAGGGACGTATTGGCTCATACAGCATACTCTTTACCAAAGGCAACACCGCTTGCACGTAAAATGGCTGCTTCGGAACAAGTTCCTTTAAATAACCTTCAAGGCAGCGGTGTGAATGGCAAGATTATAAAAAGTGACGTTTCCACAGCCGTAATTAAGAGAACCTCCAGTACAGCAGCTGTAGAGCCGAATCGCAGACAGATGTCTGGAATGAGAAAGATTATAGCTAAAAGAATGTCTGAAAGTGTAAATACAGCTCCGCATGTGACACTGACTACTGATGCAGATATGTCAAAAGTCAAGGAACTCAGGACCTCGTTATTGCCTGTCATTGAAAAACAGACTGGGCTGCGTTTGTCTTTTACAGATATTTTAATTAAAGCAGCGGGAACGGCACTTTCAAGACACCTGGGAGTCAATGTTTCCATTGAGGGAGAGGAAATCATCCAGCATGAACAAGTTCACATTGGCCTTGCAGTGGCTGTTGAAGATGGACTTATGGTTCCTGTTATCAAGGATATTAATGAAAAAGGGCTGGCACAAATTACTGAAGATGCCAAAGAGGCAGGCAAACTTGCCCGTGAAAATAAATTGCATCCGAATCAGCTGAAGGGCTCAACCTTTACAATCAGCAACTTGGGTATGTATTCAATTGATGCATTTACACCGATCATTAATCAGCCAGAGAGTGCCATCCTGGGAGTTGGGCGAATTTTGGATAAGCCTGTAGCAGTTGAGGGCAGTTTGGCCGTACGTCCAATGATGACATTGAGTCTTTCCTTCGATCATCGTGCAATGGATGGTGCCCCGGCGGCAGCTTTCCTCACAGAATTAAAGTATATTCTTGAAAATCCATTCGAGTTATTGGTGTAGGGAGGTGGAGGATGTGGATAAAACATATGATGTGATTGTAATAGGAGGAGGGCCTGGAGGTTACGTTGCTGCCCTCCATGCTGCGGAACTGGGTAAGAAGACAGCGGTCATTGAAGCTGATTCTCTTGGAGGAACCTGTTTAAATAGAGGATGTATCCCCTCTAAGACCTATCTAAAACACTCGGAAATAATTGAACAGATTGAAAAAGCCAGGGATTGGGGAATCGAGTCAGGTTCGTTAACTTTATCTATCAGTAAAATGAAACAAAGAAAAGATGAAGTCATTAATCGTTTGCGCAACGGAATTTCCTATCTGCTCAAACAAGGGAAAATAGATGTTTATAATGGGTTTGGATCAATCCAAAAAGATGGAAATATAAAAGTAACAATGGGTTCCGGAGAAAAAGTGCTTATGTCCGAAAAGGTGATTCTTGCTACAGGGTCATCTCCAGCTATTCCAAGAATTCCAGGGCTGGAAGCAGTTCAATACGAAACGAGTGACACGATTTTTGATTTGGAAGAGATACCCGAATCGGTGATTATTATTGGCGGCGGAGTAATTGGAGTTGAATTTGCAACAATTTTCGCATCTCTAAAATCAGATGTAACAATTATAGAAGCAGGCAGCCAGATTGTGCCTTCTGAAGATAGTGAGGCTTCTAAATTCCTGACGAAATCATTAAAAAAGAAAGGCGTCAAAATTCATACTTGCGTCAATGTCCAGGATGTAAATGAGGCCGGCGGTTTAAAACAGGTAAAATGCAGTGATTCAAAAGGAAATACAGTTTCATTTGAAGCAGCGGCTCTACTGGTATGCACTGGCCGCCGTCCAAATCTTTCAGCATCTAAAGAAGTAAACATTGAACAGAATGGGCCATTTATAAAGGTTAATGATCGATTGGAAACAAGCTTACCGAATGTCTATGCTGTCGGTGACATTATTGGCGGCTGGCAATTAGCTCATGCTGCAAGTGCTGAAGGGGTGACGGCTGCTGCCAATGCTGCAGGAGGAAACGAAAAAGTTGACTTTAAAGTGATGCCGCGATGTATCTATACACTTCCTGAAATTGCATCTGTAGGATTAACAGAGGACGAAGCACGAAAGCAAGGGCTGGATGTAAGAGTTGAAAGGTTTGATTTTTCAGGAGTGGGTAAAGCCTTAAGTGCCGGTGAGCCAGAGGGATTTACAAAAATTATATACGAAGCAAAATACGGAGAAATTATCGGAGCAGTTATGGCTGGCTCACACGTTACAGAATTAATTGCTGAGGCCTCTGCTTTTATGTACCTCGAAGGAACCATTGACGAAGCTGCGAAAATGATTCATCCCCATCCATCTTTGTCCGAAGCCTTTTTTGAAGCAGCTGTCAAAGCAAAAAACAAATTAAACAATCCTCAAAAGGTGCTTACCTAAATAAATAATAAAATATTCTAAAAGGGTGAAATACGGAAAATGATAGAAAAAACTTTTACGGTTATCGATGAAACCGGAATTCATGCAAGGCCGGCAACGGTCCTGGTACAGGCAGCAAGTAAGCATGATTCTGAGATAAAGTTGGGCTATAAAGAAAAAGCTGTTAATTTGAAATCGATTATGGGTGTGATGTCACTTGGAATTCCCAAAGGTGCAGTGATAACAATTACAGCAGAAGGTGAAGATCAGGAAGACGCAATAAAAAATTTAACGGCTCTATTAAGGGACCAAAAGCTTGCAGAATAGTTAAAGGTAAATACTGATATCTGGAAAGGAACGTGTTTTTAACATGTTCCTTTTTTTGTGTCTTAATGGTTAACTAAAACTGGCATAGGCACGCAGCTCCAGTTGTTAAAAGTTATTTTTGCCGTAGTTTTATGCAGATAATCTAAAGTATAAATAAAAAGAACTATTAGTAATGAAAAAAGAGTGCAAAAGGTCACAAAATTTCACGTTTTCTGTCGATATAATAAAGGAGTATATATGAGATGGGGAGATCAATGATGTTCGGAATAGGAAAGTTGAAGCAGCTGGAGGAAGAAAAGCGGGAACTGGAATCAAAAATTCAGGCTGCAGAAGAAGAGTTTCAGCGCAGGGAAAAATATTATCAGACACTGATCCATTCTTTTAATGAAGATTTGACGAATACGGTGAGCCAGCATGAGATTGTCAATGGGCAGCATTACATGCTGGGAGACCTGGTTCTGAAAATTAAAGACGGTTTTGAAAACGTAAAAAGACATAGTGAAGCCACTTTTACAAACAGCCTCACTTTATCGGATAAAGGGGAAAACCTGATCCAATCTGCAAAAGAGATGGTGAAAAGCTCGGAGGAAGGCCGCGGATCAGTCAGCAAGTCTGAACAGCTGATTAAGCAGCTGGGAGAGCAATTAGAAGTGAATTCACAGAAGATGGAGGCGCTGAGCAAAAGGTCAAAAGAAATTGAGATGATTGTTCAGGTCATTAAAGATATCGCGGAACAAACAAATCTCCTGGCACTAAATGCATCCATTGAAGCGGCGCGCGCAGGCGAGCAGGGAAAAGGATTTGCAGTGGTAGCGGATGAGGTCCGGAAGCTGGCCGAAAGTACAGCGACGAGCACGGCTAATATCAGTTCCCTGACAAAAAATATTCAGGACGATATTGAAGCAACACTGAACTCAACAGTCGCAAGCACTGAATTAATTAAAGATGGCAT is a genomic window containing:
- a CDS encoding SAF domain-containing protein — protein: MSIYQQLLTRERENAPIRVGVIGAGQMGFGMIAQISRIPGMIVTGVCDVNTEAARKAADCYNSQSKKRNPVLVTSDYREVIQSRDVEVIVDATGVPEVGANISLEALRSKKHLVLLNVEVDITIGSVMYQLFNNAGLIYTGSAGDEPAATLELYEFAKTMGLEVLVAGKGKNNKLNPLSNPDVCKEEAQRKHMSAHMLAAFQDGTKTMAEMNLLSNATGLIPDLTGMHGVSATLEDVADKLNLKENGGVLNNFGVVEYVDGLAPGVFVIVKSELEPVDEELRYLKVGNGPHYTLYRPYHLASLETPVTIAKAVLQHDSSIHPLGAPVSETVAVAKRDIKAGESVDGIGGYSVRGVLETHSDMKTNGHIPIGLISGKVVAKKDIKTGQFLTQEDVELDKETTVWKLRSLQDQLFTLNPEKSPVTHYKNKQK
- a CDS encoding dihydrolipoamide acetyltransferase family protein; this encodes MAKEIFMPKLSSTMEVGTLLQWFKEEGDSIEIGEPLFEIMTDKINIEVEAYDQGVLLKKYFHEDDQVPVNQIIGYIGEKDEEVPQTSPGISGDTEAGSQGPAEDFVPEKEEVSLEAAAANNHEKIRATPAARKQARMNDVELVFIQGSGPKGRIQKRDVLAHTAYSLPKATPLARKMAASEQVPLNNLQGSGVNGKIIKSDVSTAVIKRTSSTAAVEPNRRQMSGMRKIIAKRMSESVNTAPHVTLTTDADMSKVKELRTSLLPVIEKQTGLRLSFTDILIKAAGTALSRHLGVNVSIEGEEIIQHEQVHIGLAVAVEDGLMVPVIKDINEKGLAQITEDAKEAGKLARENKLHPNQLKGSTFTISNLGMYSIDAFTPIINQPESAILGVGRILDKPVAVEGSLAVRPMMTLSLSFDHRAMDGAPAAAFLTELKYILENPFELLV
- the lpdA gene encoding dihydrolipoyl dehydrogenase; translation: MDKTYDVIVIGGGPGGYVAALHAAELGKKTAVIEADSLGGTCLNRGCIPSKTYLKHSEIIEQIEKARDWGIESGSLTLSISKMKQRKDEVINRLRNGISYLLKQGKIDVYNGFGSIQKDGNIKVTMGSGEKVLMSEKVILATGSSPAIPRIPGLEAVQYETSDTIFDLEEIPESVIIIGGGVIGVEFATIFASLKSDVTIIEAGSQIVPSEDSEASKFLTKSLKKKGVKIHTCVNVQDVNEAGGLKQVKCSDSKGNTVSFEAAALLVCTGRRPNLSASKEVNIEQNGPFIKVNDRLETSLPNVYAVGDIIGGWQLAHAASAEGVTAAANAAGGNEKVDFKVMPRCIYTLPEIASVGLTEDEARKQGLDVRVERFDFSGVGKALSAGEPEGFTKIIYEAKYGEIIGAVMAGSHVTELIAEASAFMYLEGTIDEAAKMIHPHPSLSEAFFEAAVKAKNKLNNPQKVLT
- a CDS encoding alpha-ketoacid dehydrogenase subunit beta; the encoded protein is MNKVAVREITYLEAVREAMSQEMRQNEDVFILGEDIGVYGGAFGVTRGMIEEFGPERVRNTPISEAAIAGAAVGSALTGMRPILELQFSDFITIAMDQMVNQAAKTRYMFGGKGKVPMVLRTPAGSGTGAAAQHSQSLEAWMAHIPGLKVVQPSTAYDVKGLLKAAIDDDNPVIFYEHKLLYKTSSHVPEESYSIELGKADIKHEGTDVTIVATAIMVHKALEAAAELEKEGISAEVIDPRTIVPLDKETIINSVKKTGRLIVVHEAVQRGGIGGEIVSVIAESEAFDYLDSPIKRLGGKEVPIPYNPKLEKAAIPQVPDIIDAVKETVKYK
- a CDS encoding PTS glucitol/sorbitol transporter subunit IIB, encoding MSERTVFVAKGSGGWGIGLHIQPKGKKNKVVSITGGGIHPVAKRIAELTGTQAVDGFNGSYPEEEMMCVVIDCGGTARIGVYPMKRIPTVDVLPSSPSGPLSKYITEDIFVSGVTVKDITLAEDYDEVAGAQEAADEPKFNTKDKEKFKEDYDQLKKENANNGDNFLLKFSKGIGNVTGTFYQAGRDTVDMLIKNIIPFMAFVSMLIGIINYTGIGDVIANSLSPLASSIWGLLVIVIVCTIPFLSPVLGPGAVIAQVVGVLIGSQIAMGNIPPAYALPALFAINGQVGCDFIPVGLSLGEAKPETVRYGVPAVLYSRLITGVLSVVIAYFASFGMY
- a CDS encoding transcriptional regulator GutM, which gives rise to MKLVVILCAILIIQHALSLVQIKYYKKSLDKIISNYKGADGYFVFSGMERSKFGPGAIVIMVVDRDYMIHECCMLKGMTIFTKFKPLDSYKGSHVGEILKTVKEKSINKKDRGIPSYWKALAKAGESALLSISKSKISSEH
- a CDS encoding PTS glucitol/sorbitol transporter subunit IIA, with translation MTKTVVKEIGVLVPTFKEDRIVILFGPQAPKELRELAVIHEIESVTDEPLKAGGTISFDNESFTITALGSQANKNFKELGHISIYFQEPLEDVLPGAVFASPHKFPAIQDGTVITFN
- a CDS encoding phosphocarrier protein HPr; this encodes MIEKTFTVIDETGIHARPATVLVQAASKHDSEIKLGYKEKAVNLKSIMGVMSLGIPKGAVITITAEGEDQEDAIKNLTALLRDQKLAE
- a CDS encoding methyl-accepting chemotaxis protein, translated to MGRSMMFGIGKLKQLEEEKRELESKIQAAEEEFQRREKYYQTLIHSFNEDLTNTVSQHEIVNGQHYMLGDLVLKIKDGFENVKRHSEATFTNSLTLSDKGENLIQSAKEMVKSSEEGRGSVSKSEQLIKQLGEQLEVNSQKMEALSKRSKEIEMIVQVIKDIAEQTNLLALNASIEAARAGEQGKGFAVVADEVRKLAESTATSTANISSLTKNIQDDIEATLNSTVASTELIKDGMSLSGQTTSKIDSITNIIHTVESEVSEVIEMINIQKGYSQEVADEISETKYVFDQVKELIQRHIDDARIVDEKLEGAISQVKAVNY
- a CDS encoding thiamine pyrophosphate-dependent dehydrogenase E1 component subunit alpha, with the protein product MKVKNLELPKMITEEKLKDLYKEMWMIRYFDEKVDQFFAKGMIHGTTHLCVGQEASAAGSIAVIGRKDKIVSTHRGHGHCISKEGDVNKMMAELFGRETGYCKGKGGSMHIADLEKGNLGANGIVGGGLPLAVGAALTSKMKKENYVVLCFFGDGASNEGSFHESVNLAAIWDLPVVFICENNQYGMSGPVKEMTRIENIADRAGAYGIPGKVVDGNDMIEIINTVNEAVENARAGSGPTLIEMKTYRWKGHSKSDAKKYRTREEEQEWRAKDGIKRFKETLINAEVFTEEEAKQLQDEAYQAIEEAVKFAENSPEPSMDSLLEDVYA
- a CDS encoding sugar-binding transcriptional regulator, which produces MITLDNRRILVKVAQMYYNEGATQSEIAQKIGVSRSLISKYLTKARDLGIVEITIHEEGLQQFSQLERRVELLYNIREVVCIESVGQESSKRQLGEAVSDFLQRVIRDGQIISFSSGTTLNEVAKVLHSPQVYPELTVVPLVGGVGNENVDIHSNSIVAKVGSILQANYKLLHIPVMVDTKEAKEILMRQPSIKSTFDLAAQSDIAVVGIGGKPEHSTMVKSYLGPDHESITCNSEIVGDICYNFINKFGKPVQNPWNDRVISLELEKLSQIPLVIGVASGLEKVGAIKASLEGKLIDVLITDEATAKGLLT
- a CDS encoding PTS glucitol/sorbitol transporter subunit IIC; amino-acid sequence: MEWVKWFGEHFIGMFNAGGETFMGLFTGIVPTLVVLLTFTYAIMKFVGEDRVTRIIQFAAKYRLLRYTLMPVLSVLLLTNPMAYTFGRFLPEKQKPAFYDSAVSFVHPVTGLFPYANAGELFVYLGIANGIKELGLPVADLAVRYFLVGIVIILIRGIVTELITNYLAKKEAGVQ